The genome window TTCCGGATCTACTAATCCACAGTTTCTTAAAGCTATTCTTCTCTGTTTTTTATAGAAATCCATATGATCTGAATCGCTTATTCTTTTTTTAGAAACCGGATCTACATATAGTAATTCCTCTACTTTTTCTTCACCTATAAGATGTTTGTCTACTAATTTATCCACATCTTCAGGTGTTACTTCTGTATAAAATGTATTATCAGGAAGCATTTTTACTATCGGACCTTTTTCACAAAATCCAAAACATCCCGTTTTTATTACTCTTATTTCATCTTCTTTTCCCAGAGCTTTCACTCTTTCTTCCATTTTAGCAGCTATATCATTACTACCTGAGGAAATACAACCTGTTCCACCGCATATAAGAACTTGCTTGCTGTATTTTCTGCTTTTATTAATACTGTCTTTTAAAGTATTTAACTCTTCTATAGAAGTCACACGTGACATAAGTTCCCTCCTAATTATTTATATTCATTTATAATTTTCTTTACTTCTTTTACTTCCACTTTTTTATACACTTTTTCACCAACTAATACCACTGGTGCAATACCGCAGGCACCTACACATCTTAATGCATCTATTGAGAATTTCCCGTCAAGAGATGTCTCACCAGATTTAATTCCTAATTCTTTTTGGAATTCTTCCAATACTTTATCTGCTCCTCTTACATAGCATGCTGTTCCCATACATACTGAAACTGCATGTTCACCTTTTGGTACCATTGTAAAAAATGAATAAAAACTAACAACTCCATAAACATTAGCAAGAGATTCATTTAATTTCTCCGCAACATACTCCTGAATCTCTCTCGGCAAGTATCCAAAGATTTCCTGAGCCTTGTGCAAAACAGATATTAACGATCCCTTTTTAGTTTCTAATGAGTCAATAAAAACATCAAGTTCTCTAAAACCTGCTTCTTTTAATTCGTTTGCACACATTTTTTTTCCTCCTTTATTTTGTCAATCAAATATTTTTATATTAAATTTTTTTTGATATTAAACATTTTGTTTATCTTACTAAGTTAATTTTTTCACAAAGAAAATTTACATAACGATATTATACACTAAATAGCTTTTAAGTCAAGTTAAATCTTGTTTTTTCCGTTAATTATATATTTTTTTTCAGAAACAACTTTATAGCATTAGTTTTCTATATGCTAAAAACTTCCGGACACTGTATTCAAAAGTAATACAGACAATTATTTTCATCAGATTGTTTTATTTTTTTTTAGCGAATAAATTATTTTTCATTTGCATATATAATTATTTTAAAATTAATATTTTCACAATGTATTTTTACTTACTATATTTTAGATATTAATATTTTTGCTGATATTTAATAAACCTGATCTTATCTGGTTTTATAAAAAAAGAAAACGGGTGTATACAATCCCCCGTTTTCTTATAAATTATTCTGATAATTTCATTATATTGCCGATCAATATCTATATATTACATTAATGCATAATGACCGGTACTAAAGTACAACTACAAACATTAATTATACTCCCCATCTAGGGTCGTTATCAGTACGTTTCAGATAATAACGCGGTGACAGTCCTATACTTAAAGGTACTACTCCGCCTAATTTCACGACTTTCCCCACTCCTACTTCCAAGGGGGCGCTCAGCTTATCATCTACCCAGTCATAATCAAGTTCCACGTTTCCGCTTACTGTCCATCCGCCTTTGATATGATATGCCACAAACGGCTGTATTGATGTCTCATTAATATCTCTGTCACCTTCACCGCCAGTTGACCACAATTGTTCCGCGAGACCGCCGAAAGTCCAGCTTTCTCTCTGTACGACTATAGTAGCAGCCGGCCCGAAAGCCCATTTCTTCGAACTAAATTCATCTTTTCCCAAAGGAATATTTACAATAGGTCCTACACCCCATATCAGTTTGTTCGGCCCTTGATCTGAACCTCCCTGCGGTGCAAAAAAGAAACTTTGCTCAATATCTCCTATACCTTTTTGTGAAGTATCCCCTACTACACCGTTTTGCTGTATCAGAGGAATTATTGTTCTTATTATTACTTTCCAGTCTTTTCCAAGATTTACCGGTATTACAGGCTGTATATTTAAAGTATTTCTTTTTCCGTAATTCGGTCCTACATCCCCGTCAAAATCATATTCAAAAGGAAAGATATACAGTGAAGACACAGGATTCGACAATTCTTTCGATATCTCATCCACACTCTGATTCCTGTCATTCGCCGCCGCTGCCTTAACCTCTGCTCTGTCACTCAGAGCCAGAAAAGGAAAACACATGATTGCTAACAAAATGAAAATTCCTCTTGCTGTATTCTTTGCAGCACCAGATTTATAAGCTGGTTTTGCCATATTAAACCACTCCTACTTGCTCAGAATTCAATTCAGACTACTATTAATACTATACTTTCTTTGCTCTTTTATTCAAAATGTTTTTCTATATACAAATGTTAGCAAAATTGGCTGTCTTTGTCAATTAATATTTTGCAAAAAAAGAAACAGTAATGCTGTTTTAATGCTATACTGTTTCTTCTTTTTGATTATTTTGCTAATTCATATGTATCTCTTGCTATCATTAATTCTTCTGCAGTTTCTATTTTAAATACTCTTATTTTTGAAGCTGCCGTACTTAATTCAACGTCACCGCTGATTCTTTTTCCGTTTATTTCTTCATTCAGTTCTACTCCAAGGAATTTTAACCCGCTGCATATGTCTCTTCTCACAGCTGAATCATTTTCTCCTACGCCGCCTGTAAATGCTATTGCATCTACTCCGTTTAATGCAGCAGCATATGCACCTATATATGATTTTACTCTGTATGTAAACATATGGTGTGCAAGATAAGCTCTTTCATCTCCTACGGCATTGGCATCTTCCAAATCTCTGAAATCCGAACTTTTCCCGAATATTCCCAAAACTCCTGACTGCTTATTCATTCTCGCATCCATCTGTTTTGAGTCAAGTCCTCTTTTTTCCATTATGTATAATACAGCAGCAGGATCAATATCACCGCATCTTGTTCCCATCATAAGCCCCTGCAGCGGTGTAAGCCCCATTGATGTGTCTATAGATTCACCATTCTTTACAGCTGAAATACTTGCTCCGTTTCCAAGGTGGCACACTATTATTTTTGAACTTTTATTATCTATTAATTCTGCTGTTCTTTCACTTACATATTTATGAGATGTCCCGTGAAATCCATACTTTCTTACTTTTAACTCTGTATAGTCTTCATAAGGAAGGGCATACATATATGCTTCTGCAGGTACTGTCTGATGGAATGCAGTATCAAATACAGCTACATTCGGTTTCCCAGGAAGCAGCTCCTGCATTACTCTTATTCCCATAATATTAGCAGGATTATGAAGAGGAGCCAGTTCTGCCACTTCTTCTATTTTTTTCAAAGCTTCGTCAGTTATTAATGCCGATCCTTTAAAATATTCTCCGCCGTGCACTACTCTGTGCCCTATTGCATCTATTTCGTTTACATCTGTTATATTTCCGCTTTCAGAATCCTGGAGGGCTTTTAATACTAAATCAATTGCCACTTTATGATTGGGCATATCTTTTGTTATTTCATTTTTTGTATCTTTTACTGTGTTTTTATAAACTAATTTTGAATCATTTATACCTATTCTTTCACAGATTCCTTTGGCCAGAGTTTCCTCCTTAGTCATGTCTACTAGCTCGAACTTTAGCGAAGAACTTCCGCTGTTAATTACTAAAACTTTCATGTTTTCCTCCTAAAAATTATAATTCTGATTCTACAGCCGTTATGGCGGCTACATTTACAATATCCTCTACACTGCATCCTCTTGACAGATCATGTATCGGTCTTGCCAGCCCCTGTATTAACGGACCTAAAGCTTCTGCTTTGGCAAGTCTTTGTGCTATTTTATACCCTATATTTCCCGCTCCAAGATCCGGGAATATGAGAATATTTGCCTCTCCTTTTACTTCGCTGTTCGGAGCTTTTTTACGTGATACTTCCGGCACCACTGCCGCATCAAACTGTAATTCCCCACCAAATTTAAAATCAACATTTCTTGATTTTAAGATTTCTACTGCTTCCTGAACTCTTGTTACATCCTCCGAAGAAGCACTTCCATAGGTAGAAAATGACAGCATAGCCACCTTAGGCTCTTTTATATTTACCAGACTTCTTGCTTTTTCAGCACTTGAAATTGCTATATCAGCAAGCTGTTCTGAAGTAGGTTTCGGAATGACACCACAGTCACCGAAAATAAGAACTCCGTTTTCACCGTATTCAGGTGTATTCGTTATCATTATCATGGAACTTGATACAGTTTTCAGACCCGGCTTTGTTCCCACTACATGTATTGCCGCTCTCAAAACGTCTGCTGTCGGTGAATTTGACCCCGCTACCATTCCCGACACATATCCTTTTCTTACAAGCATTGCACCAAAATAAAGATTATCATGCTCCAGAGTTTTTCTGGCTTTTTCTAATGTCATCCCTTTTTTTTCTCTTAATTTAAAAAGTTCCTGCACAAAGTCATCCATCTGAGCATATTCTTTTGGATCTAATATTTCTGCACCTTCTATACTTACCCCCAATTTTTCGGCGCTGGCTTTTATTTCATTTACCGCACCTACCAATACTACCTTTACTGTCCCTTCTTTTATCAGCTGTGCAGCTGCTTCTATTACCCTAGTATCTTCAGTCTCGGGTAATACTACTTTTTTTCCGAGGCTTTTAGCTTTGCTCTTGATTTGTTCCATCAAACTTGACAATTCCCATCACTCCTTAATGTTTTATATATATTAATCAAAAATTGCATTAACAAATTCATCAGCGTTAAACTCACGCAGATCCTCTATTCCCTCACCAACTCCAAGATATTTTATAGGTTTTTTCAGCTCATCGGATATTGCAAAAATAATTCCTCCTTTTGCAGTACCATCAAATTTAGTAAGTATCACACCTGATAAATCAACTATTTCATTAAATAACTTTGCCTGTTGGAGTCCGTTCTGACCCGTAGTACTGTCTATTACAAGTAATTTTTCAAAATTTTCCTCACCTGACTGCTGCATGATTATCTTATTTATTTTCTCCAGCTCTTTCATCAGATCAGACTTATTATGAAGCCTTCCTGCTGTATCTATAATAGCTACATCATATTTTTTATTACGGGCTGTACTTATTGTATCGAAAACCACTGCTCCGGGGTCACTTCCATGTGACTGCTTTACTACTTCCACGCCTGTTCTTTTTCCCCATTCTTCCAGCTGTTCTATTGCTGCAGCCCTGAAAGTATCTGCTGCCCCGATTATTACTTTTTTATTTTTCTGTTTCAGTTTACTTGCTATTTTACCAATCGAAGTTGTTTTCCCTACTCCGTTTACACCAACTACGAGAATTATATTTAATTTTCCGTCTATTATATTCAAAGCACTGTCTTCACTGGAAATTTTTTCTCTCAAAATCTGCTTTAGTATTTCGTATACTTCCTCAGAATCTTTTACTTTGGCTTTTTTCACCCGTTCTTCCAGTTCTTCTATTGTTCTCAGAGTCATATCAAATCCCAGATCCGACTGAATAAGCAAATCTTCCAGCTCTTCATACATCTCGTCATCTATTGGTTTTCCAGTAAAAACTTCTTTCAGCTTAGTAAAAAAGCCCTTTTTGGTAGTTACAAGCCTTTCTTTCAGAGGTTTGGGCTTCTCTGCTGTGTTTTCTTCAGGCTGTTTTTTAATTTCTTCGTCTATTACCTCTTCTGTTTCTTCTTCCGGTATGTCAGTATTGTTATCTTCATTATTTTCAGCTTTATTTTTTTTCAGCTTGAACAGATCTTTAAGTGCCATTCTTTATCTCCTTTTCTGCTTGAGATTTCTCCAGATAATATGGTTTCAGACTGTAAATGTCTGTTACTTCATAATTTTTTCTGATAAGTATTAATGTAGAAGCTTTTATTTTTATATTTGAATATAAGGGAAATTTTGCATTTTCACCCAGTTTTGCAATGATCTTTTCTCTGTAATTAAAGGCTCCGTCTCCTGAAAAATAATATATACAGTTATCAGTATACAGTTTTTCCAAAAGTTCATCCAGTTTTATGACCTGATAGTCTTCTAAAAGCTCCAGACCATTTGGACCAGTTACTGATATTGAATAATATATTTTTTCTTTTCTTGAATCAATGATAGAAACAACTTTCTCCCCCGGCACATTTACCTGATAAGCCAGTGCGTCAAGCTCATTCACAGGATAAACAGGAATCTTTTTTGCAAAAAACAAACCCATCACAGTGGCTATTGCTATTCTAACTCCTGTAAAAGAACCCGGCCCTTTTGATACTGCCACCTCGTCAATATCTGATACTTTTTTCGACGTCCAGTCAAGCAGTTTGTCTATTTTATCCAGAAGTGTCGCCGAATGAGTCTTTTCTATATCTACGGTAATTTCACCCAGAAGTCCCTTTTCTTCATCATACAAAGCAATACTCCCTGTTTTTGTGGTAGCGCTAATTCCCAATATCAACATATTTTTTTTCTCCG of Sebaldella sp. S0638 contains these proteins:
- a CDS encoding NAD(P)H-dependent oxidoreductase subunit E translates to MCANELKEAGFRELDVFIDSLETKKGSLISVLHKAQEIFGYLPREIQEYVAEKLNESLANVYGVVSFYSFFTMVPKGEHAVSVCMGTACYVRGADKVLEEFQKELGIKSGETSLDGKFSIDALRCVGACGIAPVVLVGEKVYKKVEVKEVKKIINEYK
- a CDS encoding transporter, with protein sequence MAKPAYKSGAAKNTARGIFILLAIMCFPFLALSDRAEVKAAAANDRNQSVDEISKELSNPVSSLYIFPFEYDFDGDVGPNYGKRNTLNIQPVIPVNLGKDWKVIIRTIIPLIQQNGVVGDTSQKGIGDIEQSFFFAPQGGSDQGPNKLIWGVGPIVNIPLGKDEFSSKKWAFGPAATIVVQRESWTFGGLAEQLWSTGGEGDRDINETSIQPFVAYHIKGGWTVSGNVELDYDWVDDKLSAPLEVGVGKVVKLGGVVPLSIGLSPRYYLKRTDNDPRWGV
- a CDS encoding acetate/propionate family kinase; translated protein: MKVLVINSGSSSLKFELVDMTKEETLAKGICERIGINDSKLVYKNTVKDTKNEITKDMPNHKVAIDLVLKALQDSESGNITDVNEIDAIGHRVVHGGEYFKGSALITDEALKKIEEVAELAPLHNPANIMGIRVMQELLPGKPNVAVFDTAFHQTVPAEAYMYALPYEDYTELKVRKYGFHGTSHKYVSERTAELIDNKSSKIIVCHLGNGASISAVKNGESIDTSMGLTPLQGLMMGTRCGDIDPAAVLYIMEKRGLDSKQMDARMNKQSGVLGIFGKSSDFRDLEDANAVGDERAYLAHHMFTYRVKSYIGAYAAALNGVDAIAFTGGVGENDSAVRRDICSGLKFLGVELNEEINGKRISGDVELSTAASKIRVFKIETAEELMIARDTYELAK
- the pta gene encoding phosphate acetyltransferase, with translation MEQIKSKAKSLGKKVVLPETEDTRVIEAAAQLIKEGTVKVVLVGAVNEIKASAEKLGVSIEGAEILDPKEYAQMDDFVQELFKLREKKGMTLEKARKTLEHDNLYFGAMLVRKGYVSGMVAGSNSPTADVLRAAIHVVGTKPGLKTVSSSMIMITNTPEYGENGVLIFGDCGVIPKPTSEQLADIAISSAEKARSLVNIKEPKVAMLSFSTYGSASSEDVTRVQEAVEILKSRNVDFKFGGELQFDAAVVPEVSRKKAPNSEVKGEANILIFPDLGAGNIGYKIAQRLAKAEALGPLIQGLARPIHDLSRGCSVEDIVNVAAITAVESEL
- the ftsY gene encoding signal recognition particle-docking protein FtsY, whose product is MALKDLFKLKKNKAENNEDNNTDIPEEETEEVIDEEIKKQPEENTAEKPKPLKERLVTTKKGFFTKLKEVFTGKPIDDEMYEELEDLLIQSDLGFDMTLRTIEELEERVKKAKVKDSEEVYEILKQILREKISSEDSALNIIDGKLNIILVVGVNGVGKTTSIGKIASKLKQKNKKVIIGAADTFRAAAIEQLEEWGKRTGVEVVKQSHGSDPGAVVFDTISTARNKKYDVAIIDTAGRLHNKSDLMKELEKINKIIMQQSGEENFEKLLVIDSTTGQNGLQQAKLFNEIVDLSGVILTKFDGTAKGGIIFAISDELKKPIKYLGVGEGIEDLREFNADEFVNAIFD
- the tsaB gene encoding tRNA (adenosine(37)-N6)-threonylcarbamoyltransferase complex dimerization subunit type 1 TsaB; this translates as MLILGISATTKTGSIALYDEEKGLLGEITVDIEKTHSATLLDKIDKLLDWTSKKVSDIDEVAVSKGPGSFTGVRIAIATVMGLFFAKKIPVYPVNELDALAYQVNVPGEKVVSIIDSRKEKIYYSISVTGPNGLELLEDYQVIKLDELLEKLYTDNCIYYFSGDGAFNYREKIIAKLGENAKFPLYSNIKIKASTLILIRKNYEVTDIYSLKPYYLEKSQAEKEIKNGT